In Bactrocera dorsalis isolate Fly_Bdor unplaced genomic scaffold, ASM2337382v1 BdCtg193, whole genome shotgun sequence, one genomic interval encodes:
- the LOC105227592 gene encoding cyclin-dependent kinase 9, with translation MSSRGRDEHIPHPHSMQSTPGVTSSSSSRTLSLAEKQKYIEEYDFPYCDESSKYEKVAKIGQGTFGEVFKAREKKGNKKFVAMKKVLMDNEKEGFPITALREIRILQLLKHENVVNLIEICRTKATASNGYRSTFYLVFDFCEHDLAGLLSNINVKFSLGEIKKVMQQLLNGLYYIHSNKILHRDMKAANVLITKHGVLKLADFGLARAFSIPKNDTKNRYTNRVVTLWYRPPELLLGDRNYGPPVDMWGAGCIMAEMWTRSPIMQGNTEQQQLTFISQLCGSFTPDVWSGVEELELYKSVELPKNQKRRVKERLRPYVKDPNGCDLLDKLLTLDPKKRIDADTALNHDFFWTDPMPSDLSKMLSQHSQSMFEYLAQPRRNNQMRNYHQQMATMNQKPQDNSLIDRVW, from the exons ATGTCCTCTCGTGGACGAGATGAACACATTCCGCACCCGCATTCAATGCAGTCGACGCCTGGCGTGACATCCTCTAGTTCATCACGAACACTTTCATTGGCCGAAAAACAGAAATACATCGAAGAATATGATTTTCCATATTGTGATGAATCTTCTAAATATGAGAAGGTTGCAAAAATCGGTCAAGGCACTTTCGG AGAAGTGTTCAAAGCTCGCGAAAAGAAgggtaacaaaaaatttgttgctATGAAGAAAGTGCTAATGGATAACGAAAAAGAAGGc TTTCCTATTACTGCCCTTCGTGAAATACGTATATTGCAATTGCTGAAGCATGAAAACGTGGTGAATCTAATCGAAATTTGCCGTACAAAAGCAACTGCCAGTAACGGCTACCGTTCAacattttatttggttttcgACTTTTGTGAACACGATTTGGCTGGGCTGCTCTCGAACATCAATGTTAAATTCAGTCTTGGTGAAATCAAGAAGGTTATGCAGCAACTACTAAAtggtttatattatatacacagcAATAAG ATTCTGCATCGTGATATGAAAGCAGCAAATGTACTTATTACCAAACACGGTGTGTTGAAATTGGCGGATTTTGGCTTAGCGCGTGCATTTAGTATACCGAAAAACGATACAAAAAATCGTTATACAAATCGGGTTGTTACGTTGTGGTATCGTCCGCCGGAATTGCTGCTCGGTGATCGTAATTATGGTCCACCTGTCGATATGTGGGGTGCTGGATGCATAATGGCTGAAATGTGGACGCGTTCGCCCATTATGCAGGGAAatacagaacaacaacaacttaccTTCATTTCTCAATTATGCGGCTCATTTACACCGGATGTATGGTCTGGAGTCGAAGAATTGGAATTATATAAATCCGTGGAATTACCTAAGAATCAGAAGCGTCGTGTGAAAGAACGCTTGCGACCTTATGTAAAAGACCCAAATGGCTGTGATCTACTTGATAAGCTCTTGACACTTGATCCAAAGAAACGTATCGATGCTGACACGGCGCTTAATCATGACTTCTTTTGGACTGATCCAATGCCTAGTGATTTGAGCAAAATGCTTTCACAGCATTCACAAAGTATGTTCGAATATTTGGCACAACCACGTCGCAATAATCAGATGAGAAATTATCATCAACAAATGGCGACAATGAATCAAAAACCACAGGATAATAGTTTGATAGACCGTGTTTGGtag
- the LOC105227602 gene encoding zinc finger Ran-binding domain-containing protein 2 has protein sequence MSSAGTGTGAGVGAAFGDSESRHASFGQRSPERSSGGGGSAAKKKLGTEIGKAAAEKSRGLFSAEDWQCSKCANVNWARRQTCNMCNAPKFSDVEERTGYGGGYNDRGVVEYKDRSDSDSDYDEYGRLKKRKMKDNEKSNDDEKEYDDTDEDALEEEDDEEDDGGDLSKYDLWGDDEITPVTLVTPGGGEQKPKSSTKSLEQRKSRSRSRSRSRSHSRSLSRSRSGSRSQSRSSTSSSSSSSSSSYTSSTRSGSSSGGSRSGSRSRKSRQRSTSKERKTTQSNSLKSAPSTRKRSREPSKTHSQTSRTSSHMSGKAGRNISKSRSRSRSSSRSSVTLAKRKRRTSQSPTLSKQRRGRNRSRSRSSSRNRH, from the exons atgtcgagtGCTGGTACCGGAACAGGAGCTGGCGTTGGTGCCGCTTTCGGTGATAGCGA AAGCCGTCATGCGAGTTTTGGGCAACGCAGCCCGGAACGCTCATCTGGCGGTGGAGGTTCCGCAGCCAAGAAGAAATTGGGAACTGAAATAGGCAAGGCTGCCGCCGAGAAATCGCGAGGTCTTTTCTCAGCTGAGGATTGGCAATGCAGCAAATGCGCCAACGTAAACTGGGCTCGTCGACAAACTTGCAATATGTGTAATGCACCCAAATTTAGCGATGTCGAAGAGCGTACTG GTTATGGCGGTGGCTATAATGATCGTGGTGTAGTCGAATATAAGGATCGCTCTGACTCCGACAGTGACTATGACGAATATGGACGCTTGAAAAAGCGAAAGATGAAAGATAATGAAAAATCCAATGACGATGAAAAAGAATATGACGATACAGACGAAGATGCTCTCGAAGAAGAGGACGACGAAGAAGATGATGGCGGTGATCTTTCGAAATATGATTTGTGGGGTGACGATGAAATAACGCCAGTTACCTTAGTAACACCTGGAGGAGGAGAACAAAAACCCAAATCAAGCACAAAGTCCTTAGAGCAACGAAAATCTCGTTCACGTAGTCGCTCACGTTCTCGTTCACATTCACGTTCACTGTCGCGGTCTCGCAGCGGTTCAAGATCCCAATCAAGATCTTCTACATCTTCCAGCTCAAGTTCTTCATCATCATCTTATACTTCAAGTACCCGCTCAGGTTCCAGTTCTGGTGGTTCTCGTTCGGGCAGCCGATCAAGAAAATCACGTCAACGCAGTACGTCCAAGGAACGGAAGACTACACAGTCAAACAGCCTTAAATCTGCACCATCCACACGTAAGCGTTCACGTGAACCTTCCAAAACGCATTCACAGACATCACGAACCTCTTCACATATGTCCGGAAAAGCCGGACGTAATATATCTAAGTCAAGATCACGTTCACGATCATCTTCTCGTTCATCAGTAACATTGGCAAAGCGTAAAAGGCGTACCTCCCAGTCACCAACGCTTTCCAAACAAAGACGCGGTCGCAATCGTTCACGATCTCGTAGCAGCTCGAGAAACCGTCACTGA
- the LOC105227582 gene encoding 28S ribosomal protein S15, mitochondrial, translated as MNFGKILRTSSVHWQLARDYAFKSDLKIKWVRPEKLPCTKPEKSGDLGKLPSINEKELRLDFKNSKELQDADPVVQSLFQLGNNPLAETSRYLRDQMIKEVQRHPLDYGSMEAKLARMTVRIRSMQEQLDKFPRNIKVKVTLKELIDKRKKFLKYLRRWDYRRFEWMLEKLDLVYKPPPTKFHWITRKESLQKLTDAHCEQIKEERLAEYRKVLNEQKIPFLEDAIKKMEFVHKEQIDLEIPLTVTEEQIADFKRELEYLKSERETKTEDRE; from the exons atgaacttTGGTAAAATTCTTCGCACATCCAGCGTGCATTGGCAGTTGGCACGGGATTACGCCTTCAAATCggatttaaaaatcaaatggGTACGTCCGGAAAAACTTCCCTGTACAAAGCCGGAGAAAAGTGGAGATTTAGGAAAATTGCCATCAATTAATGAAAAAGAATTACGATTAGATTTTAAAAACTCCAAAGAGCTGCAAGA cgCCGACCCAGTTGTACAATCACTCTTTCAACTTGGCAATAACCCCTTAGCAGAAACTTCACGTTATTTACGTGACCAGATGATCAAAGAAGTTCAACGACATCCGCTTGATTATGGTTCTATGGAAGCTAAAT TGGCGCGAATGACAGTGAGAATACGTAGTATGCAAGAGCAACTTGATAAATTTCCTAGAAATATCAAAGTGAAGGTTACTTTAAAAGAACTAATTGACAAGcgaaagaaatttttgaaatatttacgcCGTTGGGACTATAGAAGATTTGAATGGATGTTGGAGAAGCTTGATTTAGTTTACAAACCGCCACCAACAAAATTCCATTGGATAACAAGAAAGGAATCCCTACAAAAGCTTACTGATGCGCATTGTGAACAGATCAAGGAGGAACGCCTTGCTGAATATCGTAAAGTGTTAAATGAGCAGAAGATTCCCTTTTTAGAAGACGCGATTAAGAAAATGGAATTTGTACACAAAGAACAAATTGATTTAGAAATACCACTCACCGTAACAGAAGAGCAAATAGCAGACTTTAAAAGAGAACTAGAATATCTGAAATCCGAACGAGAAACAAAAACGGAAGATAGAGAATaa
- the LOC105227612 gene encoding uncharacterized protein LOC105227612, whose product MEPKDKESVKEDLVTTKPTLLNVMCSICFDFYENNDQIFSTTCGHIFHKKCLYIALKNSKTCPECRRPSGSNRVHPIFLNFGERTEMDLKWNESNASDAYANIPIWTPIYGLEWNGSQRVPQPPPEPDEAIQAGTDSEGNPTYVARVYFQDDLLPAGYVPSKGVAYASHGCHGYTLSENIELLNNFKHQWVADSNGHVPEGAVVGGYSETEEDLYIARAQYNDKILLGKVHPSHRVMYMPYNGIEVHTTEYEVLVQEKVTVQSVGETNNEA is encoded by the coding sequence aTGGAACCTAAAGATAAGGAAAGTGTTAAGGAGGATTTGGTTACTACAAAGCCGACTTTACTAAATGTTATGTGTTCAATTTGTTtcgatttttatgaaaataatgatCAAATTTTTTCCACAACCTGTGGTCACATATTTCACAAGAAATGTTTGTACATCGcacttaaaaattcaaagaCCTGCCCAGAATGTCGTCGCCCATCGGGAAGCAACCGAGTACATCCTATATTCCTCAATTTTGGTGAGCGCACCGAAATGGACTTGAAATGGAATGAATCGAATGCTTCTGATGCCTATGCAAATATACCTATTTGGACACCAATATATGGTTTAGAATGGAATGGTTCACAACGTGTCCCACAGCCTCCACCAGAACCAGACGAAGCAATTCAAGCAGGTACAGATTCCGAAGGTAATCCCACATATGTGGCTCGTGTTTATTTCCAAGACGATCTTCTGCCGGCCGGTTATGTGCCATCTAAAGGAGTTGCATATGCGTCGCACGGTTGTCATGGGTATACGTTGAGTGAAAATATCGaattattgaataatttcaaaCACCAATGGGTAGCCGATTCAAATGGTCACGTACCAGAAGGTGCTGTAGTTGGCGGATATAGTGAAACCGAGGAGGATTTGTATATAGCACGAGCACAATATAACGATAAGATATTGTTGGGAAAGGTACATCCTTCGCACAGGGTAATGTATATGCCATACAATGGCATTGAAGTGCATACAACTGAATATGAAGTATTGGTGCAAGAAAAGGTCACTGTTCAAAGTGTTGGAGAAACGAATAATGAAGCTTAA
- the LOC105227619 gene encoding putative uncharacterized protein DDB_G0282133 codes for MANNNAAAHYNRNGVAGNIKLGGKDRTNHVESGGAVSNLNDVCNFLQPGNLNSAFNLPPGACSYDHLVEMIRGLDLQDDGIKMNHKIGAIRSDFCMLVHDENMLCECMDYINDKALADGEMALKFAMLFSSHNFDQLAMKDVKIRSAMLKVLEANYLNADTYRIHDKERLYNSITLLGEYYNRVRLADQSPITILGKSLLSLLIREVSALEPINVKLAKLILSQITLNGDIIRVKHKDELTQLLYHIRRNLIEQPALSATVKALLLMTLDLYYSNFTNLGTQLEQMYTKYLVQDVEDEGNNNVNVAMQPQSLPVYVPAQQVQLVQPQPLSPLPPQVQPPLNTSTDSSVEAPTNAVLENDDRKNDTHDLYDTQLSTKKWSEQVCEDALYEGEFGNEFNSYEQEYNDNGDGAKGFETKKTGGRLSNGSDKLNSSGGNTSRRTDDDSSSRNARRSQKPRNSPRPLKHQQNAGNERDGPHDNQSSASQHDEDQDQTKPLPRWRAPRFNRENEFHNNDGPQNNQQRRFSTSFDDDQSVRSDGGSIRLYSINDRLRHSQEKMERSGSNFNSIANSNWDRQSQHADDRSERSYISNYERGNNYRRGHNRNFNNRQTYDKPPRFQKQQHKDTNIHSNSWRQSRNNIMHNSYHDENSSYRSNGPESNSRSSSRARTLPRPGKSRHFEDADECASNASTYRRSQSPSTHKQHQQQQRSRNFNPRYSSQSSLASEASSTFDRRPRNRNFPRQNQQQRQERWEDTHSVHGQPEDSTWDTKNDNSELVRNARQTAKYMNYLSSKK; via the exons ATGGCCAATAATAATGCGGCGGCCCATTACAACAGGAATGGCGTTGCTGGCAATATCAAACTTGGAGGCAAAGATAGAACTAATCACGTTGAAAGTGGTGGTGCAGTAAGCAACCTAAACGACGTTTGTAATTTTCTACAACCAGGAAATTTAAACTCAGCCTTTAACTTGCCACCAGGCGCTTGTTCTTACGATCATCTTGTAGAAATGATAAGAGGTCTCGATCTGCAGGATGACGGCATTaaaatgaatcataaaattgGAGCTATCCGATCAGACTTCTGTATGCTAGTACATGATGAAAATATGTTATG TGAATGCATGGATTATATTAATGACAAGGCTTTGGCGGACGGTGAGATGGCATTGAAATTCGCCATGCTCTTTTCATCGCACAACTTTGACCAACTGGCAATGAAAGATGTCAAAATACGTAGTGCCATGCTAAAGGTGCTGGaggcaaattatttaaatgccGATACATATCGTATCCACGATAAGGAACGTCTTTACAATTCTATTACGCTATTGGGTGAATATTATAACCGAGTGCGTTTAGCTGACCAATCGCCAATTACCATATTGGGTAAATCCTTACTTAGCTTGCTTATACGCGAAGTTAGCGCACTGGAACCTATTAATGTGAAATTAGCTAAATTAATACTATCACAAATCACACTAAACGGTGATATAATACGCGTTAAACATAAAGACGAACTGACACAACTGCTCTACCACATCAGACGTAATTTGATTGAGCAACCGGCATTAAGTGCCACCGTAAAAGCGTTATTGCTAATGACACTCGACCTGTACTAtagtaattttacaaatttgggTACACAACTCGAACAAATgtacacaaaatatttagtacAAGACGTAGAAGATGAGGGCAATAACAACGTCAATGTTGCTATGCAACCACAATCACTGCCAGTATATGTGCCAGCGCAGCAAGTGCAATTAGTGCAGCCGCAACCGTTATCACCACTACCACCTCAGGTTCAGCCGCCACTTAATACTAGTACAGATTCATCGGTGGAGGCACCTACAAATGCAGTTCTTGAAAATGATGATAGGAAAAATGATACACATGATTTGTATGACACACAGCTGTCGACCAAAAAATGGAGTGAGCAAGTGTGTGAAGATGCGTTATATGAAGGCGAATTCGGCAATGAGTTTAATAGCTATGAACAGGAATACAATGATAATGGTGATGGTGCTAAAGGTTTTGAGACCAAAAAGACTGGGGGCCGCTTAAGTAATGGAAGTGACAAATTAAATTCATCAGGTGGTAATACTAGTCGACGTACTGATGATGATAGTTCTAGCCGAAATGCTAGGCGTTCACAAAAACCACGTAATTCACCGCGTCCATTGAAACATCAGCAAAATGCCGGTAACGAAAG GGATGGTCCACATGATAACCAGTCGTCAGCGTCACAACATGATGAAGATCAGGATCAAACAAAACCCCTACCTCGCTGGCGTGCGCCACGTTTTAATCGAGAGAACGAATTTCATAATAACGATGGTCCACAAAATAATCAACAACGCCGTTTTAGCACCAGTTTCGATGATGATCAGAGTGTGCGCAGCGACGGCGGCAGCATACGTTTGTACAGCATAAATGATCGTTTGCGACATTCGCAGGAGAAAATGGAACGTAGCGGTAGTAATTTCAACTCAATTGCCAATTCAAATTGGGACAGACAGTCCCAGCATGCAGACGATCGCAGTGAACGTTCCTACATTAGCAACTATGAGCGTGGCAATAATTACCGACGCGGCCACAATCGTAATTTTAACAATCGTCAAACCTATGATAAACCACCGCGCttccaaaagcaacaacataaaGATACTAACATACACAGTAATTCGTGGCGTCAATCACGTAACAATATCATGCATAACTCATATCATGATGAAAACTCTTCATATCGTTCCAATGGACCCGAATCGAATAGTCGCAGTTCGTCGCGCGCCCGCACCCTCCCACGTCCGGGTAAATCTCGTCATTTCGAAGACGCCGATGAGTGTGCTAGCAATGCGTCAACGTATCGTCGTAGCCAAAGCCCTTCTACGCATaaacaacatcagcaacaacagcgcTCACGTAATTTCAATCCACGTTATAGTAGTCAAAGTAGCCTGGCAAGTGAAGCGTCGAGCACATTTGATCGTCGTCCGCGCAATCGCAACTTTCCACGGCAAAACCAACAGCAGCGTCAAGAGCGCTGGGAGGATACCCATAGCGTACATGGCCAACCCGAAGACAGTACATGGGATACGAAAAATGACAACAGCGAACTGGTGCGCAATGCACGCCAAACTGCCAAGTATATGAACTACTTGTCTTCCAAGAAGTGA
- the LOC105227569 gene encoding 39S ribosomal protein L43, mitochondrial, whose translation MSNSHLFLKSGFPRAPLQNGIGRYVCQLQRVTLKFCKNHGSSRGMREFIENHLVDFAKENPGVVVYVKPRRHRGPVLVGEYLNGDREWLNCRNANKDDISKWLQLLKTQNGSSSSLRLRKMWHTDVPSIQGPWTPFTLRAPEANVATYPNADASRPLDVEQSATDKLIELFKQQRLADKNKSTDEVLEEKRAE comes from the exons atgtcgaATAGTCATTTATTCCTTAAATCTGGATTTCCACGTGCGCCGCTTCAAAATGGCATTGGACGCTATGTTTGCCAATTGCAGCGTGTTACATTAAAGTTCTGTAAGAACCATGGCTCCAGCCGCGGCATGAG AGAATTCATTGAGAACCATCTGGTTGACTTTGCCAAAGAAAATCCCGGCGTAGTGGTTTATGTTAAACCTCGCCGTCATCGTGGACCGGTACTAGTTGGTGAATatt tAAATGGTGATCGCGAATGGCTAAACTGCCGCAACGCCAATAAAGATGACATTTCCAAATGGCTTCAACTGCTAAAAACGCAGAATGGTAGTTCAAGTTCATTGCGTTTACGTAAAATGTGGCATACTGATGTGCCATCAATACAGGGTCCATGGACGCCATTTACATTACGAGCACCAGAGGCAAATGTGGCAACATATCCCAACGCAGACGCTTCACGACCACTCGATGTGGAACAATCGGCAACTGATAAacttattgaattatttaaacaacaGCGTCTTGCTGATAAAAACAAATCCACAGATGAAGTGTTGGAAGAAAAACGTGCTgaataa
- the LOC105227553 gene encoding tumor necrosis factor alpha-induced protein 8-like protein isoform X2 yields MMSGFDSKMAAEGLRQCLLLWSVDYWNLEVMADSAFKSRDIGLRAQKKILSRMATKNIAKTFIDGTTASLLDNLYRLCKMHTGNKVKAEKLIKNIIKIVIKIGVLHRNNQFSADELKDADVFKRKFQNTQLAVISFYEVDYSFDLPYLQKSIAESHAALKSIVQRHLTEKSLNRIDEVFNFFGDTALLETAFKPNSPYRELMGKIVSDINTAMEAGDM; encoded by the exons ATGATGTCAGGATTTGACAGCAAAATGGCAGCGGAAGGCTTGCGTCAATGTCTGCTGCTATGGAGCGTCGACTATTGGAATCTAGAAG TTATGGCTGACAGTGCTTTCAAGTCGCGTGACATTGGCTTGCGTGCCCAGAAGAAGATCCTCTCGCGCATGGCCACCAAGAACATAGCGAAAACCTTTATTGACGGCACAACCGCATCGCTTCTTGATAATTTATATCGCCTTTGTAAAATGCAT ACGGGCAACAAAGTTAAGGCGGAGAAgctgataaaaaatataataaaaattgttatcaAAATTGGTGTCCTACATCGAAATAATCAATTCAGTGCCGACGAACTGAAGGATGCGGACGTCTTTAAGCGGAAGTTTCAA AATACACAACTCGCAGTGATTTCCTTCTATGAAGTAGATTACAGCTTCGACCTGCCGTATCTACAAAAGTCCATTGCTGAATCACATGCCGCCCTCAAGTCAATTGTCCAACGACATCTCACCGAAAAGTCACTAAATCGCATCGATGAAGTCTTTAACTTTTTCGGTGATACCGCACTCTTAGAGACCGCCTTCAAACCCAATTCGCCATATCGTGAATTAATGGGCAAAATTGTCAGCGACATAAATACTGCCATGGAAGCGGGAGACATGTAA
- the LOC105227553 gene encoding tumor necrosis factor alpha-induced protein 8-like protein isoform X1 yields MMSGFDSKMAAEGLRQCLLLWSVDYWNLEVMADSAFKSRDIGLRAQKKILSRMATKNIAKTFIDGTTASLLDNLYRLCKMHTGNKVKAEKLIKNIIKIVIKIGVLHRNNQFSADELKDADVFKRKFQNTQLAVISFYEVDYSFDLPYLQKSIAESHAALKSIVQRHLTEKSLNRIDEVFNFFGDTALLETAFKPNSPYRELMGKIVSDINTAMEAGDMTAKYFKRGGKKRRCERK; encoded by the exons ATGATGTCAGGATTTGACAGCAAAATGGCAGCGGAAGGCTTGCGTCAATGTCTGCTGCTATGGAGCGTCGACTATTGGAATCTAGAAG TTATGGCTGACAGTGCTTTCAAGTCGCGTGACATTGGCTTGCGTGCCCAGAAGAAGATCCTCTCGCGCATGGCCACCAAGAACATAGCGAAAACCTTTATTGACGGCACAACCGCATCGCTTCTTGATAATTTATATCGCCTTTGTAAAATGCAT ACGGGCAACAAAGTTAAGGCGGAGAAgctgataaaaaatataataaaaattgttatcaAAATTGGTGTCCTACATCGAAATAATCAATTCAGTGCCGACGAACTGAAGGATGCGGACGTCTTTAAGCGGAAGTTTCAA AATACACAACTCGCAGTGATTTCCTTCTATGAAGTAGATTACAGCTTCGACCTGCCGTATCTACAAAAGTCCATTGCTGAATCACATGCCGCCCTCAAGTCAATTGTCCAACGACATCTCACCGAAAAGTCACTAAATCGCATCGATGAAGTCTTTAACTTTTTCGGTGATACCGCACTCTTAGAGACCGCCTTCAAACCCAATTCGCCATATCGTGAATTAATGGGCAAAATTGTCAGCGACATAAATACTGCCATGGAAGCGGGAGACAT GACTGCAAAGTACTTTAAACGCGGCGGCAAAAAGCGAAGATGTGAACGCAAATGA